One Pseudomonas sp. Z8(2022) genomic window, GGAACTCGGCAGGCAGGGCGGCAGCAATGAGGCGACGGCTCTGCTCCTTCGCGGTGGTGCGTTGCAGCAGGACGCAGGGCTTGGTGGTGACAAGCCAGTTATCGCCGGCCTTCAGCTCGAAGTACGGAGCGTGATTTTTCTTGTCAGCCCGGAATACAAAACGGCCATCGGCAGTGATCGCCTCCGCCCAAATCAGCGGCAAGCGCTTGCTGCTCGGGCGGTGCGCGAGCTGGCTCTTGAAGCGGTTCCACACCAGCGGGCCGGTGCTCACCCCATAGCCCCAGTCTGCGAGGCGATGGGGCATGTGGGTCAGACGCTCGACCAGCGCGCTTTGCTCAGGTGTACGCGGTAGCAGCCACGGCAGCGACGGGTCAGCGGGGAGGGAGATTTCGCCAGTCTGCTTAACCTCCAGCCCTTCAGCCGTGGTGGCAATCTCAGCCACGACAACCGGAGCGCTGTCCGCACCACGGCGATAGGTCGCCAGAGTGGTCTCCTGCAGAACGTCATCAAAAACGCCCTTACGGGCGGTGACGAAATCGATGGAGAGCGGCGGCGCTGATCGCCCCAGCAAGGCCCGTAGATTCTTGAAGTAGACGCCGGCCAGGAAGGAGGTCGGTGTGACGTAGGCAATCACGCCCCCCAGCTTGGTGTGACGCAACGCCAGGTCAGTAAACAAGCCATACAGGTTGGCGTGACCGTACAGCGAGCGCTTGTAGCGCTCGCGGGTCTCTGCATCGAGCTTGGCCCGGCCATAAGGCGGATTACCGATCACCACGTCGAAACGGTCTTTCGGTGGGCTGCGGCGCAGCGAGTCGCAGACAGTGACCATAACCGGCAGCTTGCGCCCGGCCAGCCTGCTGACAGGAAGCATCACAACATCCAGGGTGACTTGGCTGAGCCATGCGCCAAACGGATCGATCTCGTAGCCGCGCAAGCGGTTGCCGATGCTCTGCATCAGCAGCTTCGGGCTGCAGTCTCCCAGCTCATCCATGATTCGCTGGGCGATAGGGGCCAGAAACGCGCCGCCGCCACATGCTGGATCAAGTACGCGGCACTTCGCCCAATCAACATTGGCCGCCGTTACCTGGTCAATCAGGCGCGCTGTGAGGGCAGGCGGGGTATAGAAAATGCCGAACTCGCCTCGATGCTCAGCGGGGAGCATGCCGGTATAGGTCAGGCCGATCTGGTATGCGGCGGACTCTGCGTCAAAGCTAGCGGCAGTTCGCCCGATGGTTTCGGCCAGCGTAGCTGCTGCCTCGGGCAGCGGCTCGGTATGGAACTGCTGGAGCGGAGCGCGCAGCTCCTGGGGAACGATGTCGCCATGAGTCAGACCACGCCACCAGGCCTCGATCAGACGCACACCGAAAGCCCGAGCCAGCGGGAGCTGATGATCGACCGGGAAGCTGTTGGCCAGGGCGCGGGCCATGACTCTTGCGGAGGCAATGACCTGGTTCGGAGTTTCCGATGCCGTGAGGTCTTCCAGACGTGCCTGTTTTGCCTGTGCCGTGTGAGCCATATTCCCCCCTTTTTTGCGGGCCGCGATTCTACAGGATTCGGCTTCCGCGCCGACCGCTATTGCGCAATATTGCGTGATAAAGTGATACCCAACAATCGCAGGAGCGCCAGATATGCACCCGAATTACCCCAAGTTTGAACCGGGCCAGGAAGTGCGCAGCGTGTTTGGGGGAGAGCGG contains:
- a CDS encoding class I SAM-dependent DNA methyltransferase; this translates as MAHTAQAKQARLEDLTASETPNQVIASARVMARALANSFPVDHQLPLARAFGVRLIEAWWRGLTHGDIVPQELRAPLQQFHTEPLPEAAATLAETIGRTAASFDAESAAYQIGLTYTGMLPAEHRGEFGIFYTPPALTARLIDQVTAANVDWAKCRVLDPACGGGAFLAPIAQRIMDELGDCSPKLLMQSIGNRLRGYEIDPFGAWLSQVTLDVVMLPVSRLAGRKLPVMVTVCDSLRRSPPKDRFDVVIGNPPYGRAKLDAETRERYKRSLYGHANLYGLFTDLALRHTKLGGVIAYVTPTSFLAGVYFKNLRALLGRSAPPLSIDFVTARKGVFDDVLQETTLATYRRGADSAPVVVAEIATTAEGLEVKQTGEISLPADPSLPWLLPRTPEQSALVERLTHMPHRLADWGYGVSTGPLVWNRFKSQLAHRPSSKRLPLIWAEAITADGRFVFRADKKNHAPYFELKAGDNWLVTTKPCVLLQRTTAKEQSRRLIAAALPAEFLEKHGGVVVENHINMIRPITEAPQVSAEVLGAFINSAAADRAFRCVSGSVAVSAYELESLPLPAPEDLGELSRLVEAGADRESIEAACSRLFEGDM